ACTTCGGTTGAGCCGTCCGAGATAGGTCTGTCGGAGAAAACCGTGTCGTACTTAAAAGACATTTACACCTTTTCGGAGCCTGAGACGTTGGATATTCCAGGATACGAAAAAGTAAAAGTTATGACTATAGTGAACGAGTATACATGAACAGCTCGCGGAAAACGGAAGATTTAGTCCACCATCACCTAAAAGAAGCCAAAAGTAATTGCAGATCGGATCCGGATAAAACGCTGATGCATGCGTTGGAGGCGTTGAAGCTTTCTTTGAAAAAGCCTGCCGGCGTTGAAAAAATAACCGCTCTCAATTTAGTCGGTATGGGTCTGGCGTTAAAACTCGAATATTTAAAAGCTTTGAAATGTTTTAAAAAAGCGCTTGAAGAAAACGATAAGCACGGAGACAGGAAAAGATCGTGTTCTATATGCAACAACATAGGACTGGCTCTTGTAGACTCCTTCAAATACGAAGAAGCTTTCGTTTACTTCGAAAAGGCAAGGGAAACAGCCCATGAAATGGGACTGAAAAAACAGCTTGCGATTGTATACCAGAACATTGCCCGGTTGTTTCTTGTTTCCGGAGATTATGACCAAGCGATACAATTCCTTTTTAAAGGACTTGACCAGGCAGAAAATGATTTTGCTTTAGTAGCGGAGATAAGAGTCAGCATCGGAGAATTGTATTTCAGGATGAAGGACTGGAAGAAAGCGTTGGAGTTTCATAGTGCAGCACTCGATGTTTTCGAAAGAACCGGCGATGCGATAGGAACCGCCGGGCAATACAACAATTTGGCTCTCGTTTTTGAAGCCCAAGGAAAAGAGCGACAGGCAATAGAACATTTACAAAAAGCCCTTGAAATGGCAGAAGAAATTAAACACTTGGAATTCATTTCCATAATGACGACGAACATGGCTAGGCTTTATTCAAAGACAGGAGACGATGAAAACGAAAAAATGTTTCTAGAGAGAACTTTGAGAGAAAACGAGGAATTGAACAACACTGAAAATCTGGCTGTAATCCACAGAAGCTTCGGCGATTATTACCTGAAAACGGGTGATTTAACTAAAGCCCTTGATAGTTATAGCTTATCTCGCGAAATGTCCATGATGGTCCGGAATAAGTCAACACTGATGGACAGCGAGAAATCCCTTGCGGATTACTATTCAGCCGTCGAGGATTTCGGTATGGCGTATATTCATTTGGATAAATATATGTCGTTAAAATCCGAGCTTTTTCAGGAGAAAATAACAGAAAAAGTACGTGAAACGCAGGTAAGGTTCCTCGTCGAGCGAAAACAAAAAGATATTGAACAAGCTAAAGCGGAAGCAAATTTTTTTGAGCAGAAAAACAAAGAACTCGAATCTGCCAGACATAAATTTGAAACCGAGAAAGCTAAATCCGACTCGCTTGTCTTAAGCATATTACCCTCTGTCGTCGCTTACGAGCTCAAGGAGAAGGGTGAGTTTAAACCGAGAATATACGACGAAGTTACGGTATGCATGATCGAGTTTCCGGAATTGGCAAAATTGCTGAAAAAAGAGGATTTTTCTTCCGTTCTCGAAGAACTTAACGGCATCTACTCGGTATTTGACATGAAGTTTGATCTGATGAACTGTGAAAAGATTAAAACATTCGAAAACAAGTACATAGCCGTAAGCGGAATGCCTTTGCCGGATGAAAACCATACTTTCAACATGGTGCGAGTCGCTGTAGAAAACGCAAGATACATGAAGGATAGAGCCCAAAGAGGAGGATTTAATTGGGCGGTTAAAGCCGGTATTCATTCGGGAAAAGTTATAGGGGGAATTGTCGGCAAGAGGAAATACCTCTACGACATATTCGGAGATACCGTAAACAAGGCGGCGAGAATTCTGGAGGCCTCGGGACCCGATAGAATAAGTCTGTCCGAGACGGCATTTTTCCGTGTTAAAAACAACGTCAAATCATTTGAGGTGGCTGAAAAAAGCTTGAAGGGAATTGGAAGAACAAAAATATACTCTTTTAGCGAGTCCGACTGGTATGAATGAAGAAAAAAACAATAGTCCGGGTGTCGAAAGAATGCTTGACACAGCCACTTCAAAACTCGACGAAGACCCGATCTTGGCTCTTGAGATTGCGGAAAAAGCCCTAAAGGAAGCCCGGATACAGAATTTAACTGACGCTGAAAAAATGGCTCTCCGAATGCGCGCGAGAATTTTGGCTAGGATAGGTAATTACAGCAAAGCGATTGAACGTTATGAGGAAAACAGCATCCTTTTCAAGGACGACAAAAAGGTTCTGTCGGAAACTTACAAAGACATAGGTCTGGTCCTTTACTATGTTAGCGATTATGACAGAGCTTTGAAGGAACTCGACAAATCGATGAAATTAGCCCAAGAACTTGGCGATGCAACCATTGTAGCTCAGGTCAACAACAACAAAGGAATCGTGCTTACCGCGCTGGGAAGATACGATGAATCTATTGCAATGCTCGAACTATCTCTTGCCCAGAAAAACGGCATTCGAAACTATCCCGAAGTGAGTATCGCAAACACTTTAGCCAGCATAGGCGATTTGTATGACAAAAAGAATGAAATTTACAAGGCGTTCGACTATTTTGAAAAAGCCCTCAGATTGTACAGGAAAAACAAACCCGGAGTGGCGGCTCAACTTTGCAACATAGGTAATTGTCTGAAAAGCATCGGTAAGAAAGACGAAGCTGTAAAACATTACGAAGAGGCGCTGGAGATTGTTCGAACGATTAAGCACAGGGAATTCGAGGCGAACATTCTTTACAACCTGGCAAACGCAATCGCAGTACTCGGTGATATAAAAAAGGCTAAGAAGTGTTTTGGGGAATCACTGAAGATAAACAACGAACTTGGAGATCCGCAAGCCGTGGCGAATATCAAGCTTGAATTTTCATCGATTAAGACAAAGGAGAGAAAATTTGACGAATCTATTTCTCTTTTGAAGGAAGCTCAAGAGATTGCAGAAAAAATCCGGGAATCTCCGCTTTCAATGAAGATATGCGAAGAACTTGCTAATGTGTACGAAATGAAAAAAGATTACTAAAGATCTCTGGAATATTACAGGAAATACAAAAACATCAAAGAACGTATCCGAGGCCGACCATCATAGAAGTTGTCTTGTTTTTCTGGTCGATCAAAAAAGGAAGTTCATTTTCTTGATCATGAACGGGTTTCAGGCCCAGGGTGTGCCTTATGTCTATTGAAAGGATCCATTTTCTGAAATCGAGGACGACGATATCCATCTGAGCTCCGATGGTCAATCCGAAATCAGAAGATTTCACTTTGCCGTTGAGGAGATACTCTATGTCTTCGGTGACGGGATGTGTTCCGATAGGAAAATTGCTGACTCCGCCGGCAAAAAACGAATAATAAGGTCCGGCGAGAAGGTTGTATTTCAGTGTGCCCCTGTCTAAGATCTTTAATTTAACCAGCAGAGGGCATTCGATATAATAAATGCACACTGATTTTTTGTATTTCGTAAAACCGATAAGGTAAGTGTTCTCTTTGCCTTTTGAAGTGAAGTTGAATTCAGGCTGAAAAGACAAAAAATCGTTTACCGTTATGTTGACAAAAGAACCGACGTAAAAACCACGTCTCGTTCCGTCATCGCTGAGCTGTCCTCCATAAAGACTCGAGACGTTTAAGCCAGTCTTGATTCCGGTTATTATCCCAGCCCAAGTAAAATTCGCTGAAAAAGCAAAGAAAATAAATAATGACAATGTTTTTTTCATTTTTTTTATAGTCAAGGAATTAGGAGATATTAACAGCAAAACCTGGGAATGTAAAACTGAATTTAGTTTAATTTAGAGTCAAGCTCATTGTAGTTGATGTTTTTGATCTCGAAAGCTCTTCTCCATGGAATTTTCTCTTTTTTTCAACCGAAAAACCCAAACTCTTGTAGAGTTTTATCGCTCTTGTCAGCTTTTCGTCA
This window of the candidate division WOR-3 bacterium genome carries:
- a CDS encoding tetratricopeptide repeat protein, coding for MNSSRKTEDLVHHHLKEAKSNCRSDPDKTLMHALEALKLSLKKPAGVEKITALNLVGMGLALKLEYLKALKCFKKALEENDKHGDRKRSCSICNNIGLALVDSFKYEEAFVYFEKARETAHEMGLKKQLAIVYQNIARLFLVSGDYDQAIQFLFKGLDQAENDFALVAEIRVSIGELYFRMKDWKKALEFHSAALDVFERTGDAIGTAGQYNNLALVFEAQGKERQAIEHLQKALEMAEEIKHLEFISIMTTNMARLYSKTGDDENEKMFLERTLRENEELNNTENLAVIHRSFGDYYLKTGDLTKALDSYSLSREMSMMVRNKSTLMDSEKSLADYYSAVEDFGMAYIHLDKYMSLKSELFQEKITEKVRETQVRFLVERKQKDIEQAKAEANFFEQKNKELESARHKFETEKAKSDSLVLSILPSVVAYELKEKGEFKPRIYDEVTVCMIEFPELAKLLKKEDFSSVLEELNGIYSVFDMKFDLMNCEKIKTFENKYIAVSGMPLPDENHTFNMVRVAVENARYMKDRAQRGGFNWAVKAGIHSGKVIGGIVGKRKYLYDIFGDTVNKAARILEASGPDRISLSETAFFRVKNNVKSFEVAEKSLKGIGRTKIYSFSESDWYE
- a CDS encoding tetratricopeptide repeat protein, whose protein sequence is MNEEKNNSPGVERMLDTATSKLDEDPILALEIAEKALKEARIQNLTDAEKMALRMRARILARIGNYSKAIERYEENSILFKDDKKVLSETYKDIGLVLYYVSDYDRALKELDKSMKLAQELGDATIVAQVNNNKGIVLTALGRYDESIAMLELSLAQKNGIRNYPEVSIANTLASIGDLYDKKNEIYKAFDYFEKALRLYRKNKPGVAAQLCNIGNCLKSIGKKDEAVKHYEEALEIVRTIKHREFEANILYNLANAIAVLGDIKKAKKCFGESLKINNELGDPQAVANIKLEFSSIKTKERKFDESISLLKEAQEIAEKIRESPLSMKICEELANVYEMKKDY
- a CDS encoding PorT family protein — its product is MKKTLSLFIFFAFSANFTWAGIITGIKTGLNVSSLYGGQLSDDGTRRGFYVGSFVNITVNDFLSFQPEFNFTSKGKENTYLIGFTKYKKSVCIYYIECPLLVKLKILDRGTLKYNLLAGPYYSFFAGGVSNFPIGTHPVTEDIEYLLNGKVKSSDFGLTIGAQMDIVVLDFRKWILSIDIRHTLGLKPVHDQENELPFLIDQKNKTTSMMVGLGYVL